From the Comamonas odontotermitis genome, one window contains:
- a CDS encoding ArsI/CadI family heavy metal resistance metalloenzyme, whose protein sequence is MKRFHVHMHVDDLPQNIAFYSRLFGAGPTRVESDYAKWMLEDPRVNFAISTRGHARAGLDHLGFQVDDAAELGALKARAEAADMAMLDEGETTCCYARSEKHWITDPQGVAWEHFHSLGSIPVFNESVACAPAAVACCPTAIATPAAASSCCEPRATAHTAKACC, encoded by the coding sequence ATGAAGCGCTTTCACGTTCACATGCACGTCGATGACCTGCCCCAGAACATCGCTTTCTATTCCCGGCTCTTTGGTGCCGGGCCCACCCGCGTGGAAAGCGACTACGCCAAGTGGATGCTGGAAGACCCGCGCGTCAATTTCGCCATCTCCACCCGTGGCCATGCCAGGGCAGGACTCGATCACCTGGGCTTCCAGGTCGATGATGCAGCCGAACTGGGTGCACTCAAGGCCCGGGCAGAAGCGGCCGACATGGCAATGCTCGATGAAGGCGAAACCACCTGCTGTTATGCCCGCAGTGAAAAGCACTGGATCACCGATCCGCAAGGGGTGGCCTGGGAGCATTTTCATTCGCTGGGTAGCATCCCGGTGTTCAACGAGTCGGTAGCTTGTGCACCTGCTGCGGTTGCCTGCTGCCCAACTGCAATCGCCACCCCTGCTGCTGCATCCAGTTGCTGCGAGCCTCGCGCCACGGCCCACACCGCAAAGGCTTGCTGCTGA
- a CDS encoding BPTI domain-containing protein has product MIDWIPIVFVTFKVLMFGTCMFFAIKWHYDQGTKGKDKRAVLRAGSMVVAVFALALLGLGLVTLTLMRMLGLDLSFP; this is encoded by the coding sequence ATGATCGATTGGATCCCCATAGTCTTCGTTACCTTCAAGGTTCTCATGTTCGGCACATGCATGTTCTTTGCCATCAAGTGGCACTACGACCAAGGAACAAAGGGAAAGGACAAGCGCGCCGTGCTACGTGCAGGCAGCATGGTGGTGGCAGTCTTCGCACTAGCACTCCTCGGCCTGGGGCTCGTCACGCTCACCCTGATGAGGATGCTTGGCTTGGACTTGAGCTTCCCATGA
- a CDS encoding DUF5979 domain-containing protein — protein MQLTKSGPSSASGGDTFTYTLVMDNNGPDAGNGATFLDTLPPGVSNVAMSCVSASAGAQCPTNLSVSNTSVSGTLLVFPNQAKVTIEVTGNFSAAGPTSLTNTATITVPAGVSDPKPDSNTSAVSTSMSYVVDLSVIKTQSPAAYTSGVPVTYTVTIANSGPAAADGARISDFLRSYAAGNYTNLVATFVSCTAGGGAQCPANSAFSNYLGVGAYDNYLYSTTVPRLPANGSLTIVYTLLPMDTVAPCGTGNGDIQNFAFVSPPSGVTDSNSNNNASSVALLKPAAPACPQVDLSVIKTQSPATYTSGVPVTYTVTVSNAGPNAANGAMIRDFMRTYGSGNYTNLVASFVSCTAAGGAQCPANSAFQNYSGVGAYDNYLYSTTIPQFPAGGSLTIVYTMTPTDVAAPCGTGNGDIQNFAFITAPAGITDSNSNNDASSVALLKPAAAACPQADLSVTKTQSPENYVSGAPVTYTITFNNAGPSAANGTSISDFLRGYGQGNATNLVASFVSCTPGGGAQCPANSAFHNYSGVGAYDNYLYSTTVPQLPSGGSLTIIYTLVATDIAAPCSSGAGDIQNFASITPPAGVTDPEGGNNNRSVALLLSCADVSVNKSVAPVTTVSGGTVTYMIDVASAGPADTSNVAFSDQLPAGFNYGSASCSTLTAPATCGPVNFDSGTRTVSSSIASIGSQGAVRFLITGTAGSTPGTYPNTAYAVVAPGVVDPIQSSNSSTVNLQIVPSSTLTVVKTVNGGPAAGLPAAMTFTGVITCGAQAPQNWSVTVAAGATTGTATALRFIDGDTCSITENTPPTAPTGYIWSGAPSISPNPTTAIGPSAALTINVTNTLQATTSTLTVVKTVSGGPATGLPAAMTFTGVITCGAQAPQSWSVTVAAGATTGTATALRFIDGDTCSITENTPPTAPTGYTWSGAPRISPNPTTAIGPSAALTINVTNTLQATSSTLTVVKKVNGGPAAGLPAAMTFTGVITCGAQAPQNWSVTVAAGATTGTGTALRFIDGDTCSITENTPSAAPDGYTWSGAPSISPNPTTAIGPSTALTINVTNTLVQQDTGGNPGVLAPVPSLNQWALMLLSIVLVGFPGADVRRARKTR, from the coding sequence TTGCAGCTGACCAAGAGCGGGCCTTCTTCGGCCAGTGGCGGCGACACATTCACCTATACGCTGGTGATGGACAACAATGGTCCCGATGCTGGCAATGGTGCTACTTTCCTTGACACGCTTCCACCCGGTGTCAGCAATGTCGCAATGTCCTGTGTCAGCGCCAGCGCAGGGGCGCAGTGCCCGACCAACCTTTCGGTCAGCAACACCTCGGTATCTGGCACCTTGCTCGTTTTCCCCAATCAGGCCAAGGTAACGATTGAGGTTACCGGTAATTTTTCTGCTGCCGGTCCTACTTCATTGACCAACACGGCGACCATCACCGTCCCCGCCGGCGTGAGCGACCCCAAGCCTGATTCCAATACCAGTGCCGTCAGCACATCGATGTCCTATGTGGTCGATCTCTCGGTCATAAAGACACAGAGTCCGGCGGCCTACACCTCGGGTGTACCGGTTACCTATACGGTCACGATTGCCAATAGCGGCCCGGCGGCGGCCGACGGCGCGCGCATCAGCGATTTCCTGCGCAGCTATGCAGCGGGCAACTACACCAACCTGGTTGCCACCTTCGTCAGTTGCACGGCTGGTGGTGGGGCCCAGTGTCCGGCGAATTCGGCCTTTTCCAATTATTTGGGAGTCGGCGCGTACGATAACTATTTGTACTCGACCACGGTACCAAGGCTGCCTGCCAATGGCTCACTGACGATCGTCTACACCTTGCTGCCAATGGACACAGTGGCACCTTGCGGAACGGGAAATGGCGATATCCAGAACTTCGCGTTTGTCTCGCCCCCGTCTGGGGTCACGGATTCAAACTCCAATAACAATGCATCGTCGGTCGCACTGCTCAAACCGGCAGCTCCTGCTTGTCCGCAGGTCGATCTATCGGTCATAAAGACGCAGAGCCCGGCGACTTACACTTCGGGTGTGCCGGTCACCTATACCGTCACGGTCAGCAATGCCGGCCCCAACGCAGCAAACGGTGCGATGATCAGGGACTTCATGCGGACCTATGGATCTGGCAACTACACCAACCTGGTGGCGAGCTTTGTCAGCTGCACGGCAGCCGGCGGCGCGCAATGCCCCGCGAATTCGGCTTTTCAAAATTATTCGGGCGTAGGCGCTTACGATAATTACCTGTACTCGACCACCATCCCCCAGTTTCCTGCAGGTGGTTCGCTCACAATCGTCTACACGATGACGCCGACCGACGTTGCTGCGCCTTGCGGCACGGGCAACGGCGATATCCAGAATTTTGCGTTCATCACCGCTCCAGCAGGTATCACCGATTCCAACTCTAACAATGATGCGAGTTCGGTGGCACTGCTTAAGCCAGCTGCTGCTGCCTGTCCGCAAGCGGATCTGTCGGTCACCAAAACGCAGAGTCCGGAAAACTATGTGTCCGGCGCACCCGTTACCTACACCATCACATTCAACAACGCAGGTCCGAGCGCAGCGAACGGCACGTCGATCAGCGATTTTCTGCGTGGTTACGGCCAGGGAAATGCGACCAACCTGGTGGCCTCCTTTGTGAGCTGCACTCCGGGCGGTGGTGCGCAGTGCCCCGCGAATTCTGCGTTCCATAACTATTCGGGAGTGGGCGCCTATGACAATTACCTGTACTCCACGACAGTGCCGCAGTTGCCTTCCGGGGGATCGCTGACGATCATCTATACATTGGTTGCAACGGATATAGCTGCGCCCTGCAGTAGCGGTGCAGGAGATATCCAGAATTTCGCCTCGATAACCCCGCCAGCCGGAGTCACGGATCCGGAGGGAGGCAATAACAACAGATCGGTTGCACTGTTGCTGAGCTGTGCAGATGTCTCGGTCAACAAATCGGTTGCGCCGGTTACCACAGTGAGTGGTGGTACGGTGACATACATGATCGATGTGGCCAGCGCGGGCCCGGCCGATACCAGCAACGTCGCGTTCAGCGATCAGTTGCCAGCCGGTTTCAATTACGGCAGTGCCAGCTGTTCCACGCTGACGGCGCCAGCCACCTGTGGTCCTGTGAATTTCGACAGCGGCACCCGTACCGTGAGCAGCTCCATTGCTTCGATCGGCAGCCAAGGCGCAGTGCGCTTTCTGATCACAGGTACGGCTGGCTCAACACCCGGCACTTATCCGAACACGGCCTATGCTGTGGTGGCGCCTGGCGTGGTTGACCCGATCCAATCTTCCAACAGCAGCACGGTGAACCTGCAGATTGTGCCGAGCAGTACGTTGACCGTGGTCAAGACCGTCAATGGCGGGCCAGCGGCTGGCTTGCCGGCAGCGATGACCTTCACTGGCGTGATCACCTGCGGTGCGCAGGCGCCGCAGAACTGGTCCGTCACCGTGGCCGCTGGAGCCACCACCGGCACCGCCACTGCACTGCGATTCATCGATGGTGATACCTGCAGCATCACTGAAAATACGCCGCCTACTGCGCCGACTGGGTATATATGGTCCGGTGCGCCAAGCATCAGTCCCAACCCGACCACGGCCATCGGTCCTTCAGCGGCGCTTACCATCAATGTGACCAATACACTGCAAGCCACTACGAGCACGCTGACTGTGGTGAAGACAGTCAGTGGTGGCCCAGCGACTGGCTTGCCGGCAGCGATGACCTTCACCGGCGTGATCACCTGCGGTGCGCAGGCGCCACAGAGCTGGTCCGTCACCGTAGCCGCTGGAGCCACCACCGGCACCGCCACTGCACTGCGGTTCATCGATGGTGATACCTGCAGCATCACCGAAAATACACCGCCCACCGCGCCGACCGGGTATACATGGTCTGGTGCGCCAAGAATCAGCCCCAACCCGACCACGGCCATCGGTCCTTCAGCGGCACTGACCATCAATGTGACCAACACACTGCAAGCCACCAGCAGTACGCTGACCGTGGTGAAGAAAGTGAACGGTGGCCCAGCGGCTGGCTTGCCAGCAGCAATGACCTTCACCGGCGTGATCACCTGCGGTGCGCAGGCGCCGCAGAACTGGTCCGTCACCGTGGCGGCTGGCGCCACAACTGGCACAGGTACCGCGCTGCGGTTCATCGATGGTGATACCTGCAGCATCACCGAAAACACACCGTCAGCCGCGCCGGACGGATATACATGGTCCGGTGCGCCAAGCATCAGCCCCAACCCGACCACGGCCATCGGTCCTTCGACGGCACTCACCATCAATGTGACCAACACACTGGTACAGCAGGATACTGGGGGTAATCCAGGCGTGCTTGCACCCGTTCCATCATTGAATCAGTGGGCATTGATGCTGTTGTCCATTGTCCTAGTGGGATTCCCGGGAGCTGATGTCCGCCGAGCCCGTAAGACCCGCTAA
- the infA gene encoding translation initiation factor IF-1, whose translation MSKEDLIEMQGKIEEILPDARYRVNLDNGHSLVAYTGGKMRKHRIKIIAGDNVTVEMSPYDLTKGRITFRHLAPRSSPATGSKNFRKR comes from the coding sequence TTGAGCAAAGAAGACCTAATTGAAATGCAGGGGAAGATCGAAGAAATTCTTCCTGATGCACGGTATCGAGTGAATCTTGATAACGGCCATTCGCTGGTTGCGTACACGGGCGGCAAGATGAGAAAACACCGGATCAAGATCATTGCCGGAGACAACGTAACCGTTGAAATGTCCCCCTATGATTTAACCAAAGGGCGGATCACCTTCCGGCACCTGGCGCCTCGATCGAGCCCTGCCACGGGGTCGAAGAATTTCCGCAAACGGTGA
- a CDS encoding aminotransferase-like domain-containing protein, which translates to MRDENLPGWLPRLAAHGGPRFLQIADALQAALVEGVLKPGDRLLPQRQLAALLEVDLTTVTRAYDEARRRNLLEGRGARGTYVAAPKVELTSIIDLSMNTPPPPDDVDFDDMLKQGLSQVLMRADTNLLMTYHLGGGSDSDRKAGAKWLEPMFGHLDSGQLVVCPGAQAAIAALILALTEPGDAILAEAASYPGLRAAVAQFDRRIIAVEADECGMVPEMLEQACRLHKPGLVYLNPTLQNPTAVTIPEHRRRQIAGIAKRCQVRIVEDDPYWLLANSPPPPIATFAPEQVYYISTLSKCLTPGLRVAFVLIPDLQERERFLVALRSFALMDAPLMAALATQWILDGSADRLMDGVRKEARLRHRMARDILAGRYDGAGDGLHVWLELPGYWSSAQLARAAGSEGIAVTPAEAFATGSGSVNAIRISLGCIKDRRRLQAGIQRLSHLLARRPESFGADLNM; encoded by the coding sequence ATGCGAGATGAAAATTTGCCAGGCTGGTTGCCGCGATTGGCCGCGCACGGCGGGCCACGTTTTTTGCAGATTGCGGATGCGTTGCAGGCGGCACTGGTAGAAGGGGTGCTAAAGCCGGGTGACCGGCTGCTTCCGCAGCGCCAGTTGGCAGCACTTCTGGAAGTGGATTTGACGACGGTTACACGCGCATACGACGAGGCCAGGCGCCGTAACCTGCTGGAGGGCCGCGGCGCTCGAGGAACCTATGTTGCGGCGCCGAAAGTCGAATTGACCTCGATCATTGACTTGAGCATGAATACCCCGCCGCCGCCAGATGACGTGGATTTTGACGACATGTTGAAGCAAGGGTTGTCGCAAGTATTGATGCGGGCAGATACCAACTTGCTGATGACTTACCACTTGGGCGGGGGAAGCGACTCCGACCGCAAGGCTGGAGCCAAATGGCTTGAACCAATGTTTGGACATCTGGATTCTGGGCAGCTTGTCGTCTGTCCAGGTGCGCAAGCGGCGATCGCTGCATTGATCCTTGCGCTGACGGAACCTGGCGACGCGATCCTGGCAGAAGCTGCGAGCTATCCTGGCTTGCGGGCCGCAGTGGCTCAATTCGACCGGCGCATCATTGCAGTGGAGGCGGATGAGTGTGGGATGGTGCCCGAAATGCTGGAGCAAGCGTGCCGTCTGCACAAGCCTGGGCTGGTCTACCTCAATCCGACGTTGCAAAACCCGACCGCCGTTACTATTCCAGAACACCGGCGCAGGCAAATCGCCGGCATCGCCAAGCGGTGCCAGGTGCGCATCGTCGAGGACGATCCCTACTGGCTCCTCGCCAATTCCCCGCCGCCACCCATTGCCACGTTTGCCCCGGAGCAGGTGTACTACATCTCGACCTTGTCGAAATGCCTGACACCCGGCTTGCGTGTGGCCTTCGTGTTGATACCTGACCTGCAAGAGCGCGAACGCTTCCTGGTCGCGCTGAGGTCATTTGCGCTGATGGACGCTCCTCTGATGGCCGCACTGGCCACTCAGTGGATTCTTGATGGTTCGGCTGACAGATTGATGGATGGGGTGCGCAAAGAAGCGCGTCTACGCCATCGGATGGCGCGGGATATTCTGGCCGGTCGATACGATGGCGCTGGAGATGGCCTGCATGTATGGCTGGAGTTGCCGGGCTATTGGAGTTCTGCCCAGCTTGCGCGCGCGGCTGGCAGCGAGGGTATCGCAGTCACACCGGCAGAGGCGTTCGCAACGGGGAGTGGATCCGTGAACGCAATTCGGATCTCCTTGGGTTGCATCAAGGACCGGAGACGCTTGCAGGCGGGCATTCAACGGCTGTCTCATCTGCTTGCACGGCGGCCCGAGTCGTTCGGTGCCGATTTGAACATGTAG
- a CDS encoding ArsR/SmtB family transcription factor, protein MKEPQVIRSLAALAQEARLRAFRALVVAGPEGLTPSVLAEQLGIAANTLSFHLKELTNAELITQERQGRNLVYRASFETMNSLLGYLTENCCQGAACGPASVTSCNC, encoded by the coding sequence ATGAAAGAACCTCAAGTCATCCGCTCCCTTGCAGCCCTGGCCCAGGAGGCTCGCTTGCGCGCCTTCCGTGCGTTGGTCGTCGCGGGTCCTGAAGGCTTGACACCCAGCGTACTGGCGGAGCAGTTGGGCATTGCCGCCAACACCTTGTCGTTCCATCTCAAGGAGTTGACCAATGCCGAGCTTATTACCCAGGAGCGTCAGGGGCGCAATCTGGTGTATCGCGCTTCGTTCGAGACCATGAATTCCCTGCTTGGCTACCTCACAGAAAACTGCTGCCAGGGCGCTGCCTGCGGCCCTGCTTCTGTCACATCCTGCAATTGCTGA
- a CDS encoding arsenate reductase ArsC, translating into MTNAVSPLNVLFLCTHNSARSILAEALLNDMGQGRFKAYSAGSSPRENQQPNPLGLEVLQRAGIAVEGLRSKSWDEFTGPDAPQMDLVITVCDNAKGEMCPIWPGHPATAHWGYADPSEGDAPPEVKRESFRQTMLQMRQRLELLVNLPADKFHQAALQNTARELSTH; encoded by the coding sequence ATGACAAATGCCGTCTCTCCCCTAAATGTGCTGTTCCTGTGCACCCACAATTCGGCACGCAGTATCCTGGCCGAGGCCTTGCTCAATGACATGGGCCAAGGTCGCTTCAAGGCCTATTCAGCGGGCAGCAGCCCTCGCGAGAACCAGCAACCCAACCCCCTGGGCTTGGAAGTACTGCAGCGCGCAGGTATTGCCGTGGAAGGCCTGCGTAGCAAGAGCTGGGACGAATTCACCGGACCTGATGCGCCTCAGATGGACTTGGTGATTACCGTGTGCGACAACGCCAAGGGCGAGATGTGCCCCATATGGCCTGGCCATCCGGCTACGGCGCATTGGGGGTACGCTGATCCTTCCGAAGGCGATGCGCCGCCCGAGGTGAAGCGGGAGTCCTTCAGGCAAACCATGCTCCAGATGCGACAACGCTTGGAGCTGTTGGTGAACCTGCCTGCTGACAAGTTCCACCAGGCGGCCTTGCAGAACACGGCACGCGAACTCTCCACACACTGA
- the arsB gene encoding ACR3 family arsenite efflux transporter has translation MNQTCDAASLQAGSSSMSVFERYLSLWVFLCIVAGIALGHLLPGLFRAVGAMEVAQVNLPVGLLIWVMIIPMLVKVDFGALGEVRHHMKGIGVTLFVNWLVKPFSMALLGWVFIRHAFAPWLPAEQIDSYIAGLILLAAAPCTAMVFVWSRLTGGDPLFTLSQVALNDAIMVVAFAPLVGLLLGLSAITVPWATLLVSVLLYIVVPVALAQWLRRRLLVKGQARFDRVLAAISPWSMVALLATLVLLFAFQGNAILQQPLVIALLAVPILIQVFFNSALAYWLNRAVGEKHSIACPSALIGASNFFELAVAAAISLFGLQSGAALATVVGVLIEVPVMLLVVRVVNRTRGWYEA, from the coding sequence ATGAACCAAACCTGTGACGCTGCCTCACTGCAGGCTGGCAGTTCTTCGATGAGCGTCTTCGAACGCTACCTCTCGCTCTGGGTGTTCCTGTGCATCGTTGCCGGCATTGCCTTGGGTCACCTGTTGCCTGGCCTGTTCCGGGCCGTCGGTGCCATGGAGGTGGCCCAGGTCAATTTGCCGGTGGGCCTGCTGATCTGGGTAATGATCATCCCCATGCTGGTCAAAGTGGATTTTGGCGCGCTGGGCGAGGTGCGCCACCACATGAAGGGCATCGGCGTTACCTTGTTCGTGAACTGGTTGGTCAAACCATTCTCCATGGCCTTGCTTGGCTGGGTATTCATTCGCCATGCGTTTGCGCCGTGGCTTCCGGCTGAGCAGATTGACAGTTACATCGCCGGGTTGATCCTGCTGGCTGCAGCCCCGTGCACGGCCATGGTATTTGTCTGGAGCCGTCTTACCGGGGGTGATCCGCTGTTCACGCTGTCACAGGTTGCCCTTAACGACGCGATCATGGTCGTCGCGTTCGCTCCTCTGGTGGGTTTGCTGTTGGGTCTGTCGGCCATCACAGTACCTTGGGCAACACTGCTGGTATCGGTGCTGCTCTACATCGTGGTGCCTGTGGCCCTTGCGCAGTGGCTGCGCCGTAGGTTGCTGGTCAAAGGGCAAGCGCGATTTGATCGTGTGCTGGCGGCCATCAGCCCCTGGTCGATGGTGGCGCTGCTGGCAACCCTGGTGTTGCTGTTCGCCTTCCAGGGCAACGCCATCTTGCAGCAGCCGCTGGTAATTGCGCTGCTGGCCGTGCCGATCCTGATTCAGGTGTTCTTCAACTCGGCCTTGGCCTACTGGCTGAACCGCGCGGTGGGCGAAAAGCACAGCATCGCCTGCCCATCGGCCCTGATCGGTGCGTCCAATTTCTTCGAGCTGGCGGTGGCCGCAGCCATCAGCCTGTTCGGCTTGCAATCGGGTGCAGCTTTGGCCACCGTCGTAGGCGTGTTGATTGAAGTTCCGGTCATGCTGCTGGTCGTCCGCGTAGTGAACCGGACACGGGGCTGGTACGAAGCATAG
- a CDS encoding autotransporter outer membrane beta-barrel domain-containing protein yields MNHMPMYWRVRSNLKLKAVIATAYGAFALPWTSWAACAPPSPMGVANGSVLCSGATAGQYLINAANVQFTNDSTGDMTLSGTSIGLIYARENTANGVSVINQGKMTWSGALYQTPSGGGRALANIGYLNANNFSSASFTNASGASLTMTTASPALANSGLDTVAVAASAANSLATVTNDGSISLTNTATGTSVSNNAIEVLAQNFSVTNSGPVSVVSSASAFTSGLQPRMWNPATGGSGTTTNSGQINITNTNTTRTTGSVGIYQQASINSLAENSGSITITSSSPLVTFPIGGIGNTGYANSSGFVRINNTGSVVIDSPSNYVYAAQSGTSSNANPMTIDNSGLLEIKSSTAIPDASFRAAVMVLPRTAGLTALQTINNTASGIIRADAQSYAVVVYEDTPVHLNNGGVITGKVFMGTGADELIHTGGTITGDINLGNGNDTMRASGGALIGITAMDEGDDALTLAAGVDISQVPQFDGGTGTDTLTLDGLAMRGFTGSSNNLANGSNLTLWETIHLANAATLQLSGDLFENSAAAQINIDSAATLRASDVPGTFHVYGSVANNGTITLADTSPAADDRITFTGSFNGIGSNVVALDTVLGDSSSASDLLEVNGNTGGVSTLRIANANGLGAATTGNGILVVKVDGASNGVFTLEGGSITAGHFSYTLHQVGNNWYLQSRLLTPAVSVACNPVELFDSANQVSTCTLTLTHPAPPQGLSVNLNLPASNPRYSTTCTQPILAPADSLSVTCTIMATPNTVANDGDVIAELSVAPATAGSYDITGSPAQVLVKDDDKPSPTTPAPVPTMGGHGLLLLSLGVGGVGFFFARRQRHHPKVH; encoded by the coding sequence ATGAACCATATGCCGATGTATTGGAGAGTTCGATCGAACTTGAAGCTTAAGGCTGTCATTGCAACAGCATATGGAGCTTTTGCCCTGCCCTGGACCAGTTGGGCAGCCTGTGCTCCGCCCTCACCCATGGGCGTCGCAAATGGCTCTGTGTTATGCAGTGGAGCTACTGCGGGGCAGTATCTGATCAACGCCGCCAATGTACAGTTCACCAACGACAGTACCGGCGACATGACGTTGAGCGGAACCAGCATCGGTTTGATCTATGCTCGCGAAAATACGGCCAATGGTGTCTCGGTCATCAACCAGGGCAAGATGACATGGAGCGGCGCACTCTACCAAACTCCCTCTGGCGGAGGGAGAGCACTGGCCAACATTGGGTATCTGAACGCCAACAATTTCAGCAGCGCAAGCTTCACGAACGCCAGTGGCGCCAGCCTGACGATGACTACGGCAAGCCCAGCTCTTGCCAATAGCGGCCTCGATACCGTGGCGGTTGCAGCAAGTGCGGCCAACAGCCTGGCAACAGTCACCAATGACGGCTCCATCTCACTCACCAATACGGCCACCGGCACAAGCGTGTCGAACAATGCCATTGAAGTGCTGGCACAGAATTTCTCCGTCACCAACTCCGGCCCGGTGAGCGTCGTCTCCTCCGCCAGCGCATTCACCAGCGGTTTGCAGCCTCGCATGTGGAACCCTGCCACAGGAGGCAGCGGCACTACCACGAATTCGGGCCAAATCAATATCACCAATACCAATACAACGCGCACAACAGGCAGCGTCGGTATCTACCAGCAGGCATCCATCAATTCGCTGGCCGAGAATAGCGGCAGCATCACCATCACCAGTTCGAGCCCCCTGGTAACCTTTCCCATCGGAGGCATCGGTAACACTGGTTATGCCAACAGTTCAGGTTTTGTGCGAATCAACAATACCGGCAGCGTCGTAATCGACAGCCCGAGCAATTACGTCTATGCCGCCCAATCCGGCACGTCTAGCAACGCCAACCCGATGACCATAGACAATAGTGGACTGCTCGAAATCAAATCCAGCACAGCCATCCCTGACGCCTCCTTTCGAGCCGCAGTGATGGTATTGCCCCGTACCGCTGGTCTGACGGCATTGCAGACCATCAACAATACCGCCAGCGGCATCATTCGTGCTGACGCACAAAGCTATGCGGTAGTGGTGTATGAAGACACTCCGGTCCATCTGAATAACGGAGGGGTCATTACCGGCAAAGTGTTCATGGGCACTGGTGCCGATGAGCTTATTCATACCGGTGGCACCATCACCGGCGATATCAATCTGGGCAATGGCAACGACACCATGCGAGCCAGTGGAGGCGCGCTCATAGGGATCACCGCCATGGACGAAGGCGATGATGCGCTCACGCTTGCCGCAGGCGTGGATATATCTCAGGTTCCGCAGTTCGATGGCGGTACAGGCACCGACACCTTGACTTTGGATGGATTGGCAATGCGGGGCTTTACCGGCAGCAGCAACAATCTTGCCAATGGGAGCAATCTGACGCTTTGGGAAACCATTCATCTTGCCAACGCGGCGACATTGCAACTCTCCGGCGATCTGTTTGAGAACAGTGCGGCAGCACAAATCAACATTGATAGCGCGGCCACTCTGCGCGCCAGTGATGTGCCCGGTACGTTTCATGTTTACGGCAGCGTTGCCAATAACGGCACCATCACCTTGGCCGACACGAGCCCTGCAGCAGATGACCGCATCACATTCACAGGCAGCTTCAACGGCATAGGCAGCAATGTAGTGGCACTGGATACTGTGCTGGGTGACAGCAGTTCTGCATCTGACTTGCTGGAAGTGAATGGCAATACGGGCGGTGTCAGCACCTTACGTATTGCGAACGCAAATGGGCTGGGTGCAGCCACCACGGGTAACGGTATCCTGGTGGTCAAAGTGGACGGAGCATCCAACGGCGTCTTCACACTAGAAGGCGGATCGATCACAGCCGGACACTTCAGCTATACGTTGCACCAGGTAGGCAACAACTGGTATCTGCAATCCCGCTTGCTGACTCCCGCCGTCAGCGTGGCATGCAACCCAGTGGAGCTATTTGACTCTGCCAATCAAGTAAGCACCTGCACTTTAACGCTGACCCATCCAGCTCCGCCGCAAGGCCTCAGCGTGAATCTGAATCTGCCAGCATCCAACCCGCGCTATAGCACAACGTGTACACAGCCGATTCTGGCGCCCGCAGACTCCCTATCTGTAACCTGCACGATCATGGCAACCCCGAACACAGTTGCCAACGATGGAGACGTGATTGCAGAGCTTTCGGTTGCACCCGCCACGGCGGGATCCTATGACATTACCGGCTCGCCCGCGCAGGTACTTGTCAAAGACGACGACAAGCCATCTCCGACAACGCCCGCACCGGTTCCGACCATGGGAGGGCACGGCCTGCTATTACTATCCCTGGGGGTGGGCGGTGTCGGCTTCTTCTTTGCCCGCCGCCAAAGGCACCATCCCAAAGTGCACTAG